In Bacillus sp. 2205SS5-2, one DNA window encodes the following:
- a CDS encoding divergent polysaccharide deacetylase family protein, protein MKRILCFLMLMMVFVIGSETIIYAKIASPEIQISKNKSLAIVIDDFGNDMKGTNEMLHLPMTLTVAIMPLMGTTVKDAELAHSLGHEVIVHLPLEPNKGKRSWLGPGAITTDLSDDEIRQRVEQAIDSVPHAVGMNHHMGSKASADERVMKIILTVCRDRGLYYLDSRTTPKSVIPALATELGVPFLENELFFDDVYTVKHMTKQADLLVRKLKNDEQIIAIGHVGIAGNKMVDVLKEYIPLYKDEANTVPLSDLIPEFEMVNERLE, encoded by the coding sequence ATGAAGAGAATATTATGTTTTCTAATGTTGATGATGGTGTTTGTAATTGGCAGTGAAACAATAATCTATGCTAAAATTGCTTCTCCTGAAATACAGATTAGTAAGAATAAATCACTCGCTATTGTGATTGACGACTTTGGAAATGACATGAAAGGTACGAATGAAATGCTTCATTTACCGATGACACTCACAGTTGCGATTATGCCTCTAATGGGAACAACGGTTAAAGATGCAGAACTTGCTCACAGTTTAGGTCATGAAGTGATTGTACATTTACCTCTTGAGCCGAACAAAGGGAAAAGGAGCTGGCTCGGACCAGGGGCCATCACGACCGATCTTTCAGACGATGAGATACGACAGCGAGTCGAACAAGCCATTGATTCTGTCCCTCATGCTGTAGGAATGAATCATCATATGGGATCAAAAGCTTCTGCAGATGAACGCGTGATGAAAATAATATTGACGGTTTGTCGTGATAGAGGGTTGTATTATTTAGATAGCCGAACGACGCCGAAAAGTGTGATTCCAGCCCTTGCAACCGAACTTGGTGTACCTTTTTTAGAAAATGAATTATTTTTTGATGATGTTTATACTGTGAAACATATGACTAAACAAGCGGATTTATTAGTTAGGAAGCTAAAGAATGATGAACAAATTATCGCAATTGGTCACGTGGGGATCGCAGGGAATAAAATGGTGGATGTGTTAAAAGAATATATTCCACTCTATAAGGACGAAGCCAATACGGTACCATTATCAGATTTGATACCTGAGTTTGAAATGGTGAATGAGAGATTAGAGTAA
- a CDS encoding GNAT family N-acetyltransferase produces MKQKYMMVDRPPTVHEYINLCKSVGWGNMNFEFAEEAIGNSVYATVITLGEEVVGMARIIGDGKMYFYFQDIAVSPDHQNRGLGKRLIDQLFTYLKKNAPSPAFIGLFSTDEGYALYEKYGFQVPSDMKGMYRLTPVE; encoded by the coding sequence ATGAAACAAAAATATATGATGGTTGATCGCCCACCAACCGTTCACGAATATATTAATTTATGTAAGTCTGTTGGGTGGGGGAATATGAATTTTGAATTTGCTGAGGAGGCAATCGGTAATTCAGTCTATGCAACCGTAATCACTCTTGGAGAAGAAGTGGTTGGGATGGCAAGAATTATTGGTGATGGAAAGATGTATTTTTATTTTCAAGACATAGCTGTCTCACCAGACCATCAGAATAGAGGGTTAGGAAAAAGGTTGATCGACCAACTTTTTACTTACCTCAAAAAGAATGCACCTAGTCCTGCATTTATTGGGTTGTTTTCAACGGATGAAGGGTATGCTTTGTACGAAAAATATGGATTTCAAGTTCCGAGTGATATGAAGGGGATGTATAGACTAACACCGGTTGAATGA
- a CDS encoding GNAT family N-acetyltransferase translates to MNIRTKRLLIRDFESTDWEAVYEYLSDGVVMKYMPEGVLTKEGVKEFVNNNIGEQAEKFPVIELSSNTLIGHMIFHKYFGDHTYEVGWVFNPNYHQRGYATEAAKAILDFGFKKMNLHRIIATCQPENIPSYRVMENAGMRREGYFKKCIPNGNEWWDEYYYSILE, encoded by the coding sequence ATGAACATAAGAACAAAAAGGTTATTAATACGGGATTTTGAATCCACAGATTGGGAAGCAGTCTATGAATACTTGTCGGATGGAGTTGTAATGAAATATATGCCTGAAGGGGTTCTGACGAAAGAGGGTGTAAAAGAGTTTGTAAATAACAACATCGGTGAACAGGCTGAAAAATTTCCCGTTATCGAACTCAGCAGTAATACTCTTATTGGACATATGATTTTTCATAAATATTTCGGAGATCATACTTATGAGGTTGGGTGGGTATTTAATCCTAATTACCATCAAAGAGGATATGCTACTGAAGCTGCTAAAGCCATTTTAGATTTTGGTTTCAAGAAAATGAATTTACATAGAATAATTGCTACATGTCAACCTGAAAATATTCCGTCGTATCGAGTGATGGAGAATGCTGGAATGAGAAGAGAAGGCTATTTTAAGAAATGTATTCCAAATGGGAATGAATGGTGGGACGAGTATTATTACTCTATTTTAGAATAA
- a CDS encoding type 1 glutamine amidotransferase family protein: protein MKKVLVFITDGFADWEASYVSAEINKSGTGYQVQTIAIDKHPKISMGGLTVLPNYSLKEFPYDLTFAMLIIPGGTGWREEKNHQAKELVDYCFEKDIPVAAICDATTFLGNQGYLDHYKHTGNSLPYLKEGAPNYLGDENYLNVQSICDDCLITANGSGALEFSRDILRKLDVLEGSELNEWYDLFKKGFVKS from the coding sequence ATGAAAAAAGTGTTAGTTTTTATTACAGATGGCTTTGCCGATTGGGAAGCAAGTTATGTGTCGGCAGAGATAAATAAATCAGGAACGGGATATCAAGTTCAGACAATCGCTATTGACAAGCATCCAAAAATTTCAATGGGTGGATTGACGGTTCTTCCGAATTATAGTTTAAAAGAATTTCCCTATGATTTAACATTCGCAATGCTGATTATTCCAGGTGGAACTGGATGGAGGGAAGAAAAAAATCATCAGGCTAAGGAGCTTGTGGATTATTGTTTTGAAAAAGACATCCCGGTTGCAGCAATTTGTGATGCAACCACCTTTTTAGGAAATCAAGGATATCTTGACCATTATAAACATACAGGTAATTCGTTGCCATATTTAAAAGAAGGGGCACCTAATTATTTAGGGGATGAAAATTATTTAAATGTACAATCCATTTGTGATGACTGTCTAATCACAGCTAATGGAAGTGGAGCACTAGAATTTTCAAGAGATATTTTACGTAAATTGGATGTTTTAGAAGGCTCAGAACTAAATGAATGGTACGATTTATTTAAAAAAGGGTTCGTTAAAAGTTAG
- the ileS gene encoding isoleucine--tRNA ligase, whose amino-acid sequence MKKVNTKEAALDRENRIKKFWKSENIFNRSIENRNGAETFVFYEGPPTANGLPHAGHVLGRVIKDFVARYKTMNGYQVLRKGGWDTHGLPVELEVEKQLGISGKQEIEEYGVEKFIEECKISVFNYEKQWREFTESIGYWLDMEDPYVTLENRYIESVWYILSNLHNRGLLYKGHRVTPYCPSCQTTLSSHEVAQGYKDVKDLSATAKFKLVDKENEYFLGWTTTPWTLPANVTLAVNPDLTYIRAKKGEDVYIVSEALAEKNLGEDFEVISSHKGSDFKGIAYQAPFPFIKPDRGHFVVEADFVNAESGTGIVHIAPAYGEDDYDLVKHHNLSFFNVVDSQGRYTVDVPLLAGRFVKDCDVDIVKYLANEGLLFQKEKYEHSYPYCWRCDSPLLYYAIESWFIKTTELKDQFLKNNQEVEWYPSHIKEGRFGNFLENMVDWNIGRSRYWGTPLPVWICDSCEHQYAPKSQADLKEKAIGDIGDVELHKPYVDRVYLSCEKCEGTMKRVPEVIDVWFDSGSMPFAQHHYPFENKDQFEKQFPADVICEGVDQTRGWFYSLLAVSTLFTGKVPYKRVLSTGHILDEEGRKMSKSKGNALNPMDLVEKFGADAFRWALLADSAPWNNKRFSERVVIEAKSKIIDTLVNTHGFYTLYANIDGYRFDKDVVGEKTLLDQWVLARLNSVTAIVSEALDDYDFTKAAKALEKYVDEISNWYIRRSRDRFWKEGMSETKKAAYHTLHEVLVRLSQLLAPFIPFLAEDIHYNLTGESVHLAHFPKIKPSEVDSQLEQEMEAVLQVVELARGVRNAEAIKTKQPLSELVVIPVDQEKGKALDKYSSIIRDEINVKNLLVKQSSDDLVRYDVKLNFRAAGPVLGKNIGAVKGYLQSLSDEEAAKVVLDQKVIVPTVNGQIEVTSDLLNIERVAETGLSMGSNQDFHVVLDTVISEELRLEGVAREVIRVIQDERKQQDLPIDLRVDIVLDGDEDVKKAIAQNEGIIRENVLVKKLDVGSYENMKEIEFGKNRVKVSIVR is encoded by the coding sequence ATGAAGAAAGTCAATACGAAAGAAGCCGCTTTAGATCGTGAAAATAGAATCAAAAAGTTTTGGAAGTCTGAAAATATATTCAACCGTTCCATCGAAAATCGGAACGGAGCAGAAACATTTGTATTTTATGAGGGACCTCCAACGGCAAATGGATTGCCCCACGCAGGTCATGTGCTAGGTCGAGTCATTAAGGATTTTGTTGCACGCTATAAGACGATGAATGGTTATCAAGTGTTACGAAAGGGTGGCTGGGATACGCACGGATTACCTGTTGAGCTTGAAGTTGAAAAACAACTTGGTATTTCAGGGAAGCAAGAAATTGAAGAATATGGGGTTGAAAAGTTCATTGAGGAATGTAAAATCAGCGTATTTAACTATGAAAAACAGTGGAGAGAATTTACGGAATCCATCGGTTATTGGCTAGACATGGAGGACCCTTATGTAACACTTGAAAATCGCTATATCGAAAGTGTCTGGTATATATTAAGTAATCTTCATAATCGGGGATTATTGTATAAAGGTCACCGTGTTACGCCCTATTGCCCAAGCTGTCAAACGACTTTGAGCTCCCATGAAGTAGCTCAAGGTTATAAGGATGTTAAAGATCTTTCAGCAACTGCAAAATTCAAATTAGTGGATAAAGAAAATGAGTATTTCTTAGGGTGGACAACAACACCTTGGACTTTACCTGCAAATGTAACGCTAGCTGTAAATCCTGATCTCACTTATATTAGAGCTAAAAAGGGTGAGGATGTCTATATTGTTTCGGAGGCGTTAGCAGAAAAGAACCTTGGAGAAGACTTTGAAGTGATTTCTTCTCATAAAGGAAGTGATTTTAAAGGAATTGCATATCAAGCACCCTTTCCATTCATTAAACCAGATAGAGGTCACTTTGTTGTAGAGGCGGATTTCGTAAACGCAGAAAGTGGAACGGGAATCGTACACATCGCTCCAGCCTATGGAGAAGATGATTATGATTTAGTCAAACATCATAATCTATCGTTCTTTAATGTTGTGGATAGTCAGGGGCGTTACACAGTGGATGTACCTCTTCTTGCAGGTCGTTTTGTGAAAGACTGTGATGTGGATATAGTAAAATATTTAGCGAATGAAGGACTTCTATTTCAAAAAGAAAAGTATGAACACAGCTATCCCTATTGTTGGCGTTGTGATTCTCCGCTCCTTTACTATGCGATTGAAAGTTGGTTTATCAAGACGACTGAATTAAAAGATCAATTTCTCAAAAATAATCAGGAAGTAGAGTGGTACCCTTCTCATATTAAAGAGGGCCGATTTGGAAACTTTTTAGAAAATATGGTCGACTGGAATATAGGTCGAAGTCGGTACTGGGGGACACCATTGCCTGTGTGGATTTGTGATTCTTGTGAACATCAATACGCCCCGAAAAGTCAGGCGGATCTGAAAGAAAAAGCGATTGGTGATATTGGAGATGTCGAGCTTCATAAACCGTACGTTGATCGCGTTTATTTAAGCTGTGAAAAGTGTGAAGGAACAATGAAGCGTGTTCCGGAAGTGATTGACGTTTGGTTTGATAGTGGGTCAATGCCGTTTGCCCAGCATCATTATCCATTTGAAAATAAAGATCAATTTGAAAAACAATTCCCTGCAGATGTCATCTGTGAAGGAGTTGACCAAACACGAGGCTGGTTTTATAGCTTGCTGGCTGTTTCGACGCTTTTTACAGGCAAGGTCCCCTACAAGCGTGTCTTGTCAACAGGACATATCTTGGATGAAGAAGGCCGTAAAATGTCCAAAAGCAAAGGGAACGCGTTGAACCCCATGGATCTTGTTGAAAAATTCGGCGCCGATGCTTTCCGCTGGGCGTTACTTGCTGACAGTGCCCCTTGGAATAATAAGCGATTTTCTGAACGTGTTGTGATAGAAGCAAAATCGAAAATAATCGATACGCTTGTAAATACACATGGTTTTTATACTCTCTATGCAAACATAGACGGATATCGATTCGATAAAGATGTAGTTGGCGAGAAAACGCTGCTTGATCAATGGGTACTAGCGCGATTAAATAGTGTAACAGCTATCGTTAGCGAAGCATTGGACGATTATGACTTTACCAAAGCTGCGAAAGCGCTAGAAAAATATGTTGATGAAATCAGTAACTGGTACATTCGTCGTTCTCGAGATCGTTTTTGGAAAGAAGGCATGTCAGAAACTAAAAAAGCAGCTTATCATACCCTACATGAAGTGCTTGTGAGGTTAAGTCAGCTCTTAGCACCTTTTATCCCATTTCTTGCTGAAGATATCCATTATAATTTAACAGGTGAAAGTGTCCACCTTGCTCATTTTCCTAAAATCAAACCTAGCGAAGTGGATTCACAATTAGAGCAAGAAATGGAGGCTGTCCTACAAGTAGTCGAATTAGCTCGTGGTGTCCGTAATGCAGAAGCAATTAAGACAAAGCAGCCGCTTTCTGAATTAGTCGTCATTCCAGTTGATCAGGAAAAAGGGAAAGCACTTGATAAATATTCTAGTATTATTAGAGATGAAATCAACGTGAAGAATTTGTTAGTAAAACAATCTTCAGACGATCTTGTTCGATATGATGTAAAACTTAACTTTAGAGCGGCGGGGCCTGTTCTTGGGAAAAACATCGGAGCGGTGAAAGGATATTTACAAAGTCTATCGGATGAGGAAGCGGCAAAGGTTGTTCTAGACCAAAAAGTAATAGTTCCTACTGTAAACGGTCAAATTGAAGTAACGTCGGACCTGCTGAATATCGAACGTGTGGCAGAAACTGGGTTATCTATGGGGTCTAATCAAGACTTTCATGTTGTTTTAGATACAGTAATTTCGGAAGAACTTCGTTTAGAAGGAGTGGCTCGGGAAGTGATTCGAGTAATCCAAGATGAACGTAAACAACAGGATTTACCGATTGACCTACGTGTAGACATAGTTCTTGATGGGGACGAAGATGTGAAAAAAGCTATCGCTCAAAATGAAGGTATAATTCGTGAAAATGTGCTGGTGAAAAAGCTAGATGTCGGATCATATGAGAATATGAAAGAGATTGAATTCGGAAAAAATCGAGTGAAGGTATCCATTGTTAGATAA
- a CDS encoding DUF2621 domain-containing protein codes for MLEGWFLLFILLWGVILISLFAIGGYFMFRKFLKRMPKEDGKSILDWQEHYVNESIDLWNPDQKSLLEELVSPVPELFRDVARQKIAGKIGELALEEKSPSISQEQVIRGYILATPKRDHKFLRKKLKEMHIDVSPYQHLF; via the coding sequence ATGCTTGAAGGTTGGTTTTTATTATTTATTTTATTATGGGGTGTCATCCTCATTTCGCTCTTTGCCATCGGTGGCTATTTCATGTTTCGAAAATTCCTAAAAAGAATGCCAAAAGAAGACGGAAAATCGATTCTCGATTGGCAAGAACATTATGTAAATGAATCCATTGATTTATGGAATCCGGATCAAAAGTCGTTACTCGAAGAATTAGTTAGTCCTGTACCCGAATTATTTCGAGACGTCGCACGACAAAAAATCGCAGGTAAAATTGGTGAACTTGCCCTAGAAGAGAAAAGCCCGTCAATCTCTCAAGAGCAAGTAATTAGAGGGTATATCTTAGCTACACCTAAACGAGATCATAAGTTTTTGCGGAAGAAGCTAAAAGAAATGCACATCGATGTCTCTCCATATCAGCACTTATTTTAA
- a CDS encoding VanZ family protein, with translation MKPYLRMSLYLFFIGYLALLFYLLYFSQYRSYILSLQDRQLNIVPLRTIIAYFTTFGPLHPKMVMDNFFGNVLAFAPFGLLVPLIWKRMRGLRKVLFLSGAFSLVIEILQYVSRVGAGDVDDVFLNTLGGILGYGCFKIAIGMVSNKKRMFILGEE, from the coding sequence ATGAAACCATATCTGCGAATGAGTCTATATCTATTCTTTATTGGTTATTTAGCACTATTGTTTTATTTGCTCTATTTTTCGCAATACCGTTCATATATTCTGTCGTTACAAGATCGTCAATTGAATATCGTCCCCTTGCGAACCATTATTGCTTACTTTACAACGTTTGGACCTTTGCATCCAAAAATGGTAATGGATAATTTTTTTGGCAATGTATTGGCTTTCGCCCCTTTTGGTTTGCTCGTTCCTCTAATATGGAAGAGGATGCGGGGTCTAAGAAAGGTGTTGTTTCTGTCGGGTGCTTTTTCCCTTGTCATTGAAATCTTACAATATGTATCGAGGGTGGGCGCGGGTGATGTGGACGATGTTTTTTTAAATACTTTAGGTGGAATTCTTGGCTATGGTTGTTTCAAGATTGCGATTGGGATGGTTAGCAACAAGAAGAGGATGTTTATCTTGGGGGAAGAATGA
- a CDS encoding glycine betaine uptake BCCT transporter — protein MEKTTKVFWISIVIASAFVGWGVISPTYLGEVMSSTKAYFLDTFGWFYQLSATFFLIFALYLIFSKYGKIKLGKDEDKPEFKRATWFAMLFSAGMGIGLLFFGVSEPISHFANPPIGEGGTPEAARIALRYTYLHWGFHAWAIYATIALILAYYKFRKGLPGLLSITLIPLIGDRAKGPIGVLVDVVAVFATIFGIAASLGLGAAQINSGLSYVTNIPTNFTVQLIIIGIVTLLFILSAGTGIQKGIKYLSNANLILAVILLVVFLILGPTKFVLDLFTTSLGDYVQNLPSMGLRLAPFYEERASWIKDWTIFYWAWWIAWAPFVGTFIARVSKGRTVREFVVAVLIIPTLVCAFWFAVFGGTAIFFDYFEGTNIAAQPLETGLFYLYEMLPMTGLLVIVTLTLITTFFVTSADSGTFVLGMQTTNGSLNPPIFVKVIWGLFLSASAIVLLRSGGLAAMQTAIIVSAFPLTFVLIAMSFGVLKEFKREMPPKKRDPGKSRNL, from the coding sequence ATGGAAAAAACAACAAAAGTATTTTGGATATCAATCGTAATCGCAAGTGCGTTTGTGGGTTGGGGGGTAATCAGTCCCACCTATTTAGGAGAAGTGATGAGTTCAACGAAAGCCTATTTTTTAGATACATTTGGCTGGTTTTACCAACTCTCTGCTACGTTCTTTCTAATCTTCGCGCTTTACTTAATATTTAGTAAATATGGAAAGATCAAGCTAGGAAAGGATGAGGATAAACCAGAGTTCAAACGTGCCACTTGGTTTGCGATGCTTTTTAGCGCAGGAATGGGGATTGGGCTATTATTTTTCGGTGTCTCGGAACCGATTTCTCATTTTGCTAACCCACCTATTGGTGAAGGGGGGACGCCTGAAGCTGCGAGAATTGCCTTGCGATACACTTATCTTCACTGGGGATTTCATGCATGGGCAATCTATGCAACCATTGCTTTAATTCTAGCTTATTATAAGTTTCGAAAAGGATTGCCAGGATTATTGAGCATTACCTTAATTCCACTAATCGGTGATCGAGCAAAAGGTCCAATCGGGGTTCTCGTCGACGTGGTAGCGGTATTTGCCACCATATTCGGAATTGCGGCATCGCTTGGATTAGGCGCTGCTCAGATTAATAGTGGACTCAGTTATGTTACCAATATTCCAACTAACTTTACCGTTCAATTGATTATTATTGGTATTGTCACATTATTATTTATCTTATCCGCTGGAACCGGTATTCAAAAAGGAATAAAGTACTTAAGTAACGCGAACTTGATTCTTGCTGTTATCTTGCTTGTAGTCTTCTTAATTCTAGGTCCAACTAAATTCGTCTTGGATTTATTTACAACCTCACTGGGTGATTATGTCCAGAACCTCCCAAGTATGGGTTTACGCTTGGCTCCTTTTTATGAAGAGAGAGCCTCATGGATAAAAGATTGGACGATCTTCTACTGGGCTTGGTGGATTGCGTGGGCACCGTTTGTCGGTACTTTCATTGCAAGGGTGTCAAAAGGACGTACCGTAAGAGAGTTTGTGGTGGCCGTTCTTATCATACCAACACTCGTTTGTGCCTTTTGGTTTGCCGTTTTTGGTGGAACAGCTATCTTCTTCGATTATTTCGAAGGCACGAATATTGCTGCTCAACCTCTTGAAACCGGCCTATTCTACCTTTATGAAATGCTCCCAATGACCGGTCTGTTGGTCATTGTGACCCTGACATTAATTACAACGTTTTTTGTCACATCTGCCGATTCAGGTACCTTTGTCTTAGGGATGCAGACAACAAATGGCAGCTTAAACCCGCCCATTTTCGTAAAGGTAATTTGGGGATTATTCCTGTCAGCCTCTGCCATTGTCCTCTTGCGATCTGGCGGATTAGCAGCGATGCAAACCGCCATTATCGTAAGCGCTTTTCCACTCACTTTTGTGTTAATTGCTATGTCATTTGGCGTCCTAAAAGAATTCAAAAGAGAAATGCCTCCTAAAAAACGTGATCCTGGAAAAAGTCGCAATTTGTAA
- a CDS encoding alpha/beta fold hydrolase: MILPGMFSSIYEWYPLINRISEFARVIAVHRKGLGKSDKGEEEPSTMETVKDLKELLRFLQINQKVFFIGHSYGGLIIQDFISTYPEQVKGVLLVDSSSVEMDRLDELVLPVMDEESSDEAWIDYCRKQASFTTEELKEQNALILTQDQKHYPLEIQQELLSFPCSPILYEVMAQEVENWREDANRIKRKQTVLRFPVIALGRDRKYCQQKLVKAGIPEDEARSFEEMWEKLIEDQANISQIGSCFFLRDTTHLMWKEKPEEIIHFIRLLSHTLLL, encoded by the coding sequence GTGATTCTCCCTGGTATGTTTTCCTCCATCTACGAGTGGTACCCATTGATCAATCGCATAAGTGAATTTGCAAGGGTGATTGCTGTTCATAGAAAAGGTCTTGGAAAAAGCGACAAGGGGGAGGAGGAACCTTCCACGATGGAAACAGTTAAAGATTTAAAGGAATTACTTCGGTTTTTGCAGATTAATCAAAAAGTGTTTTTCATAGGTCATTCCTACGGTGGTCTAATTATTCAAGATTTTATTTCAACTTATCCTGAACAGGTCAAAGGGGTTCTTTTAGTAGATAGTTCCTCTGTAGAGATGGATCGATTAGATGAGTTAGTGCTTCCTGTGATGGATGAGGAGAGTAGTGATGAAGCGTGGATCGATTATTGTCGAAAACAAGCCAGTTTTACAACGGAGGAATTAAAGGAACAAAATGCGTTGATATTAACACAAGATCAAAAGCACTATCCTTTAGAAATTCAGCAAGAACTTCTTTCATTTCCATGTTCCCCCATATTGTATGAAGTAATGGCTCAAGAAGTTGAAAATTGGAGAGAAGATGCAAATAGAATCAAAAGGAAGCAAACTGTCCTTCGATTTCCCGTCATCGCGTTAGGGAGAGACCGAAAATATTGCCAACAAAAATTAGTCAAAGCAGGAATTCCTGAGGATGAAGCACGTTCTTTTGAAGAGATGTGGGAGAAGTTGATTGAAGACCAGGCCAATATATCACAAATAGGAAGCTGTTTTTTTTTGAGAGATACGACACATCTGATGTGGAAAGAGAAACCAGAGGAAATCATTCATTTTATTAGGCTGTTATCGCATACTTTGTTGCTGTAG